In Ochrobactrum sp. Marseille-Q0166, a single genomic region encodes these proteins:
- a CDS encoding dipeptidase, translating to MQRVFDGHNDVLLRLWENQRHGGDPIREFIDGTKIGHIDLPRSRKGGLSGGICAIYIPSGEHIELGKVDANGHYITPLSPPLERTPSLDIALQFASLALRLEEAGGWKLCRNGADLDATINSDTFAAVLHMEGCEAIDADLAALDVFYAAGLRSLGPVWSRNNIFAHGVPFAFPMSPDTGPGLTEAGERLVKECNRKGILIDLAHITEKGFWDVAKLSDQPLVASHSNAHALTPVARNLTDRQMDAIRESKGLVGLNYATTMLRPDGIENANTPLSDMVRHINYMVERMGIDCVALGSDYDGATIPAEIGDAAGQQNLVIALQNAGYNGEELTKLCRGNWIRVLKQAWHEAA from the coding sequence ATGCAGCGCGTTTTCGACGGACATAATGATGTCCTTCTGCGTCTTTGGGAAAACCAGCGACACGGTGGTGATCCGATTAGGGAATTTATAGACGGCACCAAGATTGGTCATATCGATCTGCCGCGTTCTCGCAAAGGTGGCCTTTCTGGTGGTATATGCGCAATCTATATTCCATCAGGCGAGCACATCGAGTTGGGCAAGGTGGATGCCAATGGACATTATATAACACCGCTTTCACCTCCGTTAGAACGCACCCCTTCCCTCGACATCGCGCTCCAATTTGCTTCGCTTGCTTTGCGCCTTGAAGAAGCTGGTGGCTGGAAACTCTGCCGCAATGGTGCTGACCTTGATGCAACGATCAACAGCGATACCTTCGCAGCCGTTCTTCATATGGAAGGCTGTGAAGCCATCGATGCAGATCTTGCAGCGCTCGATGTGTTTTATGCAGCAGGTTTACGCTCACTCGGACCTGTCTGGAGCCGCAACAATATTTTCGCGCATGGCGTGCCTTTCGCATTCCCGATGAGCCCTGACACAGGCCCAGGCCTGACGGAAGCTGGTGAGCGGCTGGTTAAGGAGTGCAATCGCAAAGGCATTCTCATTGACCTTGCTCACATCACTGAAAAGGGCTTCTGGGATGTGGCAAAACTCAGTGATCAGCCGCTGGTTGCCAGCCATTCGAACGCCCATGCTTTGACGCCTGTTGCACGCAACCTGACCGACCGTCAGATGGATGCCATTCGTGAAAGCAAGGGGCTTGTCGGTCTCAATTATGCGACGACCATGCTGCGCCCCGACGGCATTGAGAATGCAAATACACCGCTTTCAGACATGGTGCGTCACATCAACTATATGGTTGAGCGTATGGGCATTGATTGCGTGGCGCTCGGTTCCGACTATGATGGCGCAACCATTCCGGCCGAAATCGGCGATGCAGCAGGACAACAGAACCTTGTTATCGCCTTGCAGAATGCAGGCTACAACGGTGAGGAACTTACAAAGCTCTGCCGCGGCAACTGGATACGCGTTTTAAAACAGGCATGGCACGAAGCCGCCTGA
- the sfsA gene encoding DNA/RNA nuclease SfsA, translated as MLFQTPLVAGRLERRYKRFLADITLDDGRFITASVPNTGSMLGLTTPGSRVWLSVSDAPHRKYRHTLQIVEADNTLVGVNTGLPNRIAEEAILSGMIPDLNNYGLLKREQKYGKNSRIDILLDEGDQPRAYVEVKNVHFIRTPFLAEFPDTVTVRGAKHLDELVDVVSAGYRGVMVFIIQRSDCNRFSISGDLDPAYARAFERARAAGVEARAIRCQITENGITAETLVPIE; from the coding sequence ATGCTTTTCCAAACTCCCCTTGTCGCAGGTCGCTTAGAGCGACGTTATAAAAGATTTCTCGCCGACATCACGCTCGATGATGGCCGCTTCATTACTGCTTCAGTTCCCAACACTGGTTCCATGCTCGGATTGACTACTCCCGGCTCCCGCGTCTGGTTGAGCGTCTCAGACGCCCCTCACCGCAAATATCGACATACGCTGCAAATCGTTGAAGCAGACAACACACTGGTCGGCGTCAATACGGGACTTCCAAACAGGATTGCGGAGGAAGCCATTCTTTCCGGCATGATTCCCGATCTGAACAACTACGGGCTTCTCAAACGTGAACAGAAATATGGCAAGAACTCGCGGATCGACATTCTGCTTGATGAAGGTGACCAGCCCCGCGCCTATGTCGAAGTGAAAAATGTCCACTTCATCCGCACACCTTTCCTTGCCGAATTTCCAGATACTGTAACCGTGCGCGGTGCAAAACATCTTGATGAACTTGTTGATGTGGTATCCGCTGGATATCGGGGCGTGATGGTGTTTATTATCCAGCGAAGCGATTGCAACAGATTCAGCATCTCAGGCGATCTTGATCCGGCTTATGCCCGCGCATTTGAACGCGCACGAGCGGCCGGGGTTGAGGCTAGGGCTATTCGATGCCAAATAACAGAAAATGGCATCACCGCTGAAACTCTGGTGCCGATAGAATAA
- a CDS encoding DUF2218 domain-containing protein produces MSRTKAIVPTAHASRYLQQLCKHWAHKFTVEFTPEHGRIDLGENRVVVMDASPENLVTTVEAPEECLSQMEDVVASHVVRFAFREELVFNWVKE; encoded by the coding sequence ATGTCTAGAACCAAAGCAATCGTACCGACCGCTCACGCCAGCCGCTATTTGCAACAACTGTGCAAACATTGGGCTCACAAATTCACTGTTGAATTCACGCCGGAGCATGGTCGAATCGATCTTGGCGAGAATCGCGTGGTAGTGATGGATGCCAGCCCAGAAAATCTCGTCACCACGGTGGAGGCGCCTGAAGAATGTCTTTCCCAAATGGAAGACGTCGTTGCAAGCCACGTCGTGCGTTTTGCGTTCCGTGAAGAGCTGGTCTTCAACTGGGTCAAGGAATAG
- a CDS encoding homoserine dehydrogenase, with amino-acid sequence MSDALRIGVAGLGTVGASVLRILRDKAEMLTRQCGKPVTVTAVSARDRTRDRGIDLDGIEWVDDPIELAKNANIDVFVELIGGDEGPAKLAVETALRTGHHVVTANKALLAKHGVALARIAEEKGVLLNFEAAVAGGIPVIKAMRESLTGNTVSRVYGIMNGTCNYILTRMWEEGISFEDCLADAQRLGYAEADPTFDIEGNDTAHKLALLTSLAFGSQIAADDIYLEGISNISLADIRAADELGYRIKLLGVAQKTDTGIEQRVHPTMVPTSSVIAQVHGVTNAVAIETDLLGELLLSGPGAGGNATASAVIGDLADIAKSRPGFQHGPVFGTPAKALQPYKRAKMRKHAGGYFIRLTVYDRIGAFAGIAKRMAENDISLESIVQRPLMDSDVSDGIKTVILVTHETTESAVKKALEAILKDDHLVNKPQMIRIERAG; translated from the coding sequence ATGAGTGATGCATTGCGGATCGGCGTTGCCGGACTGGGCACCGTTGGTGCTTCGGTGTTGCGTATTCTACGTGACAAGGCCGAAATGCTCACTCGTCAGTGCGGCAAGCCAGTTACTGTTACTGCGGTGAGCGCACGCGACCGAACGCGTGATCGCGGTATCGATCTTGATGGCATTGAATGGGTTGATGATCCAATCGAACTTGCCAAAAATGCTAATATAGATGTTTTTGTTGAGCTGATCGGTGGCGATGAAGGCCCGGCCAAATTGGCGGTTGAAACCGCCTTGCGTACCGGTCATCATGTTGTGACGGCCAACAAGGCGCTTCTCGCAAAGCATGGCGTGGCGCTTGCCAGGATTGCCGAAGAGAAGGGCGTTCTTCTTAATTTTGAAGCAGCCGTTGCTGGCGGTATTCCGGTCATCAAGGCGATGCGTGAATCACTCACCGGCAATACGGTGTCGCGCGTTTACGGCATCATGAATGGTACTTGCAACTACATCCTAACCCGGATGTGGGAAGAGGGCATTTCGTTTGAAGATTGCCTCGCTGACGCGCAGCGCCTCGGTTATGCTGAAGCTGATCCAACTTTTGACATTGAAGGCAATGACACCGCACACAAGCTTGCGCTGCTCACAAGCCTTGCATTTGGCAGCCAGATTGCTGCCGATGATATTTATCTTGAAGGTATCAGCAATATTTCCCTGGCCGATATTCGCGCTGCCGATGAGCTTGGATATCGCATCAAGCTGCTTGGTGTCGCACAAAAGACCGATACTGGTATCGAACAGCGCGTGCATCCCACCATGGTTCCCACCTCGTCGGTGATTGCCCAGGTGCATGGTGTGACCAATGCGGTTGCAATCGAAACCGATCTTTTGGGTGAATTGCTGCTTTCCGGTCCGGGTGCAGGTGGCAATGCTACGGCTTCAGCTGTAATCGGCGATCTCGCAGATATTGCCAAAAGTCGTCCCGGCTTTCAGCATGGCCCGGTTTTCGGTACTCCTGCGAAAGCCTTGCAGCCATATAAGCGGGCAAAGATGCGCAAACATGCAGGCGGTTATTTCATTCGCCTGACGGTTTATGACCGTATCGGAGCCTTTGCTGGAATTGCCAAGCGTATGGCTGAGAACGACATTTCGCTTGAATCAATCGTTCAACGTCCTTTGATGGATAGTGACGTAAGTGATGGCATCAAGACTGTTATCCTTGTGACCCACGAAACAACTGAATCCGCTGTGAAGAAAGCTCTTGAAGCAATTCTCAAGGACGATCATCTGGTCAACAAGCCGCAGATGATCCGCATCGAACGCGCAGGCTGA
- the glpX gene encoding class II fructose-bisphosphatase produces the protein MAKTAEHQPHGVAHGLDRILTLELVRVAERAAVAAARLRGRGDEMAADQAAVDAMRQELNRLPIAGTVVIGEGERDEAPMLYIGEEVGTKQGPDVDIALDPLEGTTICAKNLPNSLAVIAIAEKGNLLYAPDVYMEKIAVGPGYPKGVVDLDATPTDNIMAIAKAKGVKPYEITACIMDRPRHARLIEEVRATGASIRLIGDGDVAGVMHTTNPDETGIDIYIGIGGAPEGVLAAAALRCIGGQMQGRLQLNSDEKIARAAKMGISDPKKVYTLEEMAKGDVLFAATGVTDGNMLSGVKFARDYIQTHTIVMRSSSQTVREIKARHQDLSKF, from the coding sequence ATGGCCAAGACCGCAGAGCATCAACCGCATGGAGTAGCCCACGGATTGGATCGTATTCTCACACTCGAACTCGTTCGTGTGGCAGAACGCGCGGCAGTGGCTGCAGCACGCCTGCGTGGACGTGGTGATGAAATGGCTGCCGATCAGGCCGCAGTTGACGCCATGCGCCAGGAGCTCAACCGTCTGCCTATTGCAGGCACAGTTGTAATTGGTGAAGGCGAACGCGATGAAGCGCCGATGCTTTATATCGGTGAAGAAGTTGGCACCAAGCAGGGACCTGATGTCGATATTGCGCTCGACCCTCTGGAAGGTACGACCATCTGTGCCAAGAATCTGCCGAATTCACTGGCTGTCATCGCAATCGCCGAGAAGGGGAATCTGCTTTACGCGCCAGATGTTTATATGGAAAAGATTGCGGTTGGTCCCGGTTATCCGAAGGGCGTTGTCGATCTCGACGCAACGCCGACTGATAACATCATGGCCATTGCCAAGGCTAAGGGCGTGAAGCCATATGAAATTACGGCCTGCATTATGGATCGTCCACGCCACGCGCGTCTTATCGAAGAAGTGCGTGCGACTGGTGCTTCCATTCGTCTGATTGGTGATGGTGACGTGGCGGGGGTCATGCACACGACCAATCCGGATGAAACTGGCATCGATATTTATATCGGTATTGGTGGTGCGCCGGAAGGTGTGCTGGCAGCTGCCGCCTTGCGTTGCATTGGTGGTCAGATGCAGGGACGACTTCAGCTCAATTCCGATGAGAAAATCGCACGTGCAGCCAAGATGGGCATTTCAGACCCGAAAAAGGTCTATACGCTGGAAGAGATGGCAAAGGGCGACGTGCTTTTTGCTGCAACCGGCGTGACGGATGGCAATATGCTTTCTGGCGTCAAGTTTGCCCGTGATTATATCCAGACCCACACAATCGTCATGCGCTCAAGTTCACAGACGGTTCGTGAAATTAAGGCACGGCATCAGGACTTGTCGAAGTTCTGA
- the radC gene encoding DNA repair protein RadC, whose translation MAAKDNYPGNFEFPGFDEGIRVLASLEKPHHLGHRDRLRLRFKNAPDALADYELLELLLFRVVPRADTKPLAKSLLSRFGTLAEVLGASEKLLTETPGVGPSIALELKIVEAIAKRSARSAVMERELLGSWSQVIAYCTAAMAYETREQFRVLFLDKKNRLIADEVQQQGTVDHTPVYPREVMRRALELSATAIILVHNHPSGDPTPSRADIEMTKLLIEAAKALNISVHDHIIIGKHGHVSMRGLKLI comes from the coding sequence ATGGCAGCAAAAGATAATTATCCGGGAAATTTTGAGTTTCCCGGTTTCGATGAAGGTATCAGAGTTCTAGCTTCTCTGGAGAAACCTCACCATTTAGGCCATAGGGATCGATTGAGGCTGCGTTTCAAGAACGCACCCGACGCGCTGGCGGACTATGAATTGCTCGAACTGCTGTTGTTTCGGGTCGTTCCACGCGCAGACACAAAACCTCTGGCAAAATCGTTGCTAAGTCGCTTTGGGACTTTGGCAGAAGTATTGGGCGCCTCCGAAAAACTGCTTACCGAAACTCCCGGTGTTGGCCCCTCGATAGCGCTGGAGCTGAAAATTGTTGAGGCAATCGCGAAGCGATCTGCCCGTAGCGCAGTGATGGAACGCGAGTTACTGGGGTCGTGGAGCCAGGTTATTGCTTACTGCACTGCAGCAATGGCCTATGAAACACGTGAACAATTTCGAGTCTTGTTTCTCGATAAGAAAAATCGTCTCATTGCAGACGAAGTGCAACAACAAGGAACTGTTGACCACACACCTGTCTATCCTCGCGAAGTCATGCGGCGCGCGCTCGAGCTCTCAGCGACTGCAATTATCCTTGTTCATAATCATCCATCAGGTGATCCAACACCATCGCGAGCGGATATAGAAATGACCAAGCTTCTAATCGAAGCTGCCAAGGCATTGAACATTTCGGTACATGATCACATTATCATTGGGAAACACGGCCACGTTAGTATGCGTGGACTGAAGCTTATATAA
- a CDS encoding outer membrane protein, whose translation MLKRSHIAAAFGAALAISAGSASAADMMDNNNYNYNEPVASGPHDWSGNYVGAQIGASSSKVPGPFTNRTGLLGGAVVGKNMQSGNIVFGGELEGNFAEAEHRIGNGGSLQQSWNANAKGKVGYAFDKTLVYGTAGYGVTKFKPKDATTSGPGWEGGALIGAGVEQAISGPLSVKAEYDFQRFGDVKSKVNGVSQTNNLKNHSIKAGLNYRF comes from the coding sequence ATGTTGAAGCGTTCCCACATCGCCGCGGCGTTCGGTGCCGCACTCGCTATCTCTGCTGGCTCGGCGTCCGCTGCCGATATGATGGACAACAATAATTACAACTACAATGAACCTGTTGCATCTGGTCCACACGACTGGTCGGGTAACTATGTAGGCGCGCAGATTGGTGCTTCATCATCGAAAGTTCCCGGCCCGTTCACGAATCGCACAGGCCTTCTCGGCGGCGCGGTGGTCGGCAAAAACATGCAAAGCGGGAACATCGTGTTTGGTGGCGAGCTGGAAGGCAACTTCGCAGAAGCTGAACACCGCATTGGCAATGGCGGCAGCCTACAGCAGTCCTGGAATGCCAATGCCAAGGGTAAAGTTGGTTATGCTTTCGACAAAACACTCGTTTACGGCACCGCCGGTTATGGCGTAACAAAGTTCAAACCTAAGGACGCAACTACATCCGGCCCAGGTTGGGAAGGTGGCGCGCTTATCGGCGCTGGTGTTGAACAGGCTATTTCCGGGCCACTTTCGGTTAAGGCTGAATATGACTTCCAGCGCTTTGGTGACGTAAAGTCCAAGGTAAACGGTGTCAGCCAGACGAACAACCTTAAGAATCATTCGATCAAGGCAGGATTGAACTATCGCTTCTAG
- the map gene encoding type I methionyl aminopeptidase, giving the protein MVTYIEATSAPMKYTGQIRLYGPDAFEGMRKVCNLTARCLDELNDIVKPGVTTNEIDRFVFQFGMDNGAFPATLNYRGYTKSTCTSINHVVCHGIPDDKPLREGDIVNIDVTYLLDGWHGDSSRMYSVGQIKRAAERLLEVTYESLLRGIAAVKPGVKTGAIGAAIQTYAEGERCSVVRDFCGHGVGQLFHDAPNILHYGTVNEGVEIKEGMIFTIEPMINLGKPGVKVLSDGWTAVTRDRSLTAQYEHTLGVTKDGCEIFTLSPKNVFGPPTMR; this is encoded by the coding sequence ATGGTGACTTATATCGAAGCGACGAGCGCACCTATGAAATATACTGGGCAGATAAGGCTTTACGGCCCGGATGCGTTCGAAGGTATGCGCAAGGTCTGCAACCTCACCGCACGTTGCCTTGATGAATTGAATGACATTGTAAAACCGGGCGTCACAACGAATGAAATCGACCGCTTCGTGTTTCAGTTCGGCATGGATAATGGCGCCTTCCCGGCGACGCTTAACTATCGCGGCTATACAAAGTCGACCTGCACCTCAATCAATCACGTAGTCTGCCACGGCATTCCGGACGATAAGCCTCTACGCGAAGGCGACATCGTCAACATTGACGTCACCTATCTGCTCGATGGCTGGCACGGTGATTCCAGCCGTATGTATAGTGTAGGCCAGATCAAACGCGCAGCAGAACGCTTGCTCGAAGTGACCTATGAAAGCCTGCTTCGTGGCATTGCAGCGGTAAAACCGGGTGTAAAAACCGGCGCAATCGGCGCGGCGATCCAGACTTATGCCGAAGGCGAACGCTGCTCCGTAGTGCGCGATTTTTGCGGCCACGGCGTTGGCCAGCTTTTCCATGACGCACCGAATATCCTGCATTATGGCACTGTCAACGAAGGCGTCGAAATCAAGGAAGGCATGATCTTCACGATCGAGCCGATGATCAATCTAGGCAAACCGGGCGTGAAAGTGCTTTCAGATGGCTGGACAGCTGTGACGCGCGATCGTTCGCTGACAGCACAATATGAACATACCCTTGGCGTCACTAAAGACGGCTGCGAGATTTTCACGCTGTCACCGAAAAATGTTTTCGGCCCGCCAACCATGCGCTAA
- a CDS encoding D-Ala-D-Ala carboxypeptidase family metallohydrolase produces MKFAEPSHRKTGRLLTSSVALLALVLASCTSTGNGTSPLQMTNNADGSMIADTLQSAADQTVAAEAATESGKAEIKRNEATTEKAKAAVAETKPTDTEQKPVTVAANDVQPNQDDSIQVAALAPQTKSTSLFGIFGKKPAEQSVNPTAAPETTESAKPEQTKEQVQAPEAKPTAAEAKQAEAPKPAESEKPTQVTSLFGSAKNASAYAAPPRPNTTAGQGSIARLFSDESANSSGTSQNKKLAVIRPAAKSTREYNYSLPGVRPNGGFEIKHRKSIYDDSDIDANEYDDYASVQLASAPGLARLAPNGLKVQRETVDVACLKPQLVTMLKTMERHFRKPVMVTSGYRSPSYNRKVNGARKSLHMICAAADIQISGVSKHEIARFARNMPGRGGVGTYCHTTAVHVDIGPERDWNWSCKR; encoded by the coding sequence TTGAAATTTGCAGAACCTTCACACCGGAAGACCGGCAGATTGCTGACAAGCAGCGTAGCTTTGCTCGCACTTGTACTTGCATCCTGCACTTCAACCGGAAATGGCACTTCGCCTTTACAAATGACGAATAACGCCGATGGTTCCATGATTGCCGATACTCTTCAGAGTGCGGCCGATCAGACAGTTGCAGCTGAAGCAGCGACAGAATCCGGCAAGGCTGAAATAAAAAGAAACGAAGCAACGACTGAAAAAGCTAAAGCTGCTGTCGCCGAAACCAAACCCACCGATACAGAACAAAAGCCGGTAACAGTAGCGGCAAACGATGTCCAACCGAACCAAGACGATTCTATTCAGGTTGCAGCACTCGCTCCTCAGACGAAATCCACGTCCCTGTTTGGCATCTTTGGCAAAAAGCCAGCTGAACAGTCTGTGAATCCAACAGCAGCACCTGAAACAACTGAATCAGCAAAGCCGGAGCAGACAAAAGAGCAAGTTCAAGCACCGGAAGCCAAGCCAACTGCGGCAGAAGCCAAACAAGCTGAAGCGCCGAAGCCCGCAGAATCTGAAAAACCTACACAAGTGACATCACTTTTTGGGTCTGCAAAAAATGCCAGCGCTTATGCTGCCCCCCCGCGCCCCAACACAACGGCAGGCCAAGGTAGCATCGCTCGTCTCTTCTCCGATGAATCAGCAAATAGCTCTGGTACATCGCAAAACAAGAAGCTCGCAGTTATAAGACCTGCCGCAAAATCTACACGTGAATATAATTATTCCTTACCTGGCGTGCGCCCGAATGGCGGCTTCGAAATCAAGCATCGCAAGAGCATCTATGACGACAGCGATATAGATGCGAATGAATATGACGATTACGCATCCGTTCAGCTCGCATCGGCTCCAGGGCTTGCTCGTCTAGCCCCCAATGGATTGAAGGTTCAGCGCGAAACAGTTGATGTTGCCTGCCTTAAGCCTCAGCTTGTCACCATGCTGAAAACCATGGAACGGCATTTCCGCAAGCCGGTCATGGTTACTTCCGGCTATCGTAGCCCTTCCTACAACCGCAAGGTCAATGGTGCGCGCAAATCACTTCATATGATCTGCGCCGCGGCGGACATTCAAATTTCTGGCGTTTCCAAGCACGAAATCGCGCGCTTCGCCCGCAATATGCCTGGACGGGGCGGTGTGGGCACCTACTGCCATACAACTGCTGTTCATGTTGATATTGGGCCAGAACGTGACTGGAACTGGAGTTGCAAAAGATAA
- a CDS encoding ABC-F family ATP-binding cassette domain-containing protein, giving the protein MSLISVQNLSLTLHQTLFANLDFVVGEGERLGIVAANGRGKTSLFGLVAGEGEPSSGVITRSRGLKIGYVSQYVPAQLMDLSFYDVVLGGLDEDARAYESWRADIVLDDLNVPAELRELAIRQLSGGWQRLALLARTWVSEPDVLLLDEPTNHLDLEKVHLLENWLDALPRSVAVIVCSHDRAFLDVVTKRTLFLRADKSFVFALPYSQARVALDEIDAADARQFEKDMKTVQQLRRQAAKLNNIGINSGSDLLVVKTKQLRARAEKIEESVKAAYVERSAGKIKLDGRGSHAKALVVIDKAEIATPDGRLLYKTGQLWVNPGDRIVLLGSNGTGKTRLLTLVREAILQPEQSLAGIKATPSLVLGYSNQALSELNSNWTPFETIMKRFDVGDQRTRSLLAGAGMTLEMQTKPLSRLSGGQKARLAMLVLRLIKPNFYILDEPTNHLDIDGQETLEAELLNDETASLIVSHDRSFVRNIGNRFWVIDRKKLIEVDSPEFFFEAVAG; this is encoded by the coding sequence ATGTCTCTTATTTCTGTTCAGAATCTTTCGCTTACCCTTCACCAGACTTTGTTTGCAAACCTCGATTTCGTTGTAGGTGAGGGCGAACGGCTCGGTATCGTTGCCGCCAACGGTCGTGGCAAGACCAGTCTGTTCGGCCTTGTCGCAGGCGAGGGCGAGCCGAGCAGCGGGGTGATCACGCGCTCGCGTGGGCTTAAAATTGGTTATGTCAGTCAGTATGTCCCCGCTCAACTGATGGACCTGTCTTTTTATGACGTGGTTCTCGGGGGACTGGATGAAGACGCACGCGCTTATGAAAGCTGGCGTGCTGATATCGTGCTTGACGATCTCAATGTTCCGGCTGAATTGCGTGAACTTGCCATTCGACAGTTGAGTGGTGGCTGGCAGCGGCTTGCGCTTCTGGCTCGCACATGGGTGTCTGAGCCTGACGTGCTTTTGCTGGACGAACCGACAAACCATCTCGACCTTGAGAAGGTGCATTTGCTGGAAAACTGGCTTGATGCGCTCCCGCGTTCAGTAGCCGTCATTGTTTGCAGTCATGACCGCGCCTTTCTTGATGTGGTGACGAAAAGAACGCTTTTCCTGCGTGCGGATAAGTCGTTCGTCTTTGCGTTGCCATACAGCCAAGCGCGTGTGGCGCTTGACGAGATAGATGCCGCTGATGCTCGCCAGTTTGAAAAGGACATGAAGACTGTTCAGCAATTGCGCAGACAGGCCGCGAAACTCAACAATATAGGCATTAACTCGGGAAGTGATTTGCTGGTGGTAAAAACCAAGCAATTGCGTGCAAGAGCCGAGAAAATAGAGGAAAGCGTGAAAGCCGCATATGTCGAACGCTCTGCTGGCAAGATCAAGCTTGATGGTCGGGGTAGCCATGCCAAGGCACTGGTCGTAATCGATAAGGCCGAGATTGCGACCCCTGACGGTCGGCTCCTCTACAAAACCGGTCAATTATGGGTCAATCCCGGTGATAGAATCGTGCTGCTTGGCTCTAACGGTACGGGTAAGACGCGATTGCTCACATTGGTACGTGAAGCAATCCTTCAGCCGGAACAATCGCTTGCGGGCATTAAAGCGACGCCGTCACTCGTGTTGGGTTATAGTAATCAGGCTTTATCCGAGCTGAATAGTAACTGGACGCCGTTTGAAACGATCATGAAGCGTTTCGATGTCGGTGACCAGCGAACCCGGTCCCTGCTTGCCGGGGCAGGTATGACGCTTGAGATGCAGACCAAACCCTTGTCCCGGCTTTCGGGCGGACAAAAGGCGCGGCTTGCCATGCTGGTTCTGCGTCTGATCAAGCCGAACTTCTACATTCTCGATGAGCCGACCAATCATCTGGATATCGATGGGCAAGAAACGCTGGAAGCAGAACTGTTGAACGACGAAACTGCAAGTCTCATCGTATCACATGATCGCAGTTTTGTGCGTAATATTGGAAATCGTTTCTGGGTAATCGACAGAAAAAAGTTGATTGAAGTGGATAGTCCAGAGTTTTTCTTCGAAGCAGTTGCAGGTTGA
- a CDS encoding LL-diaminopimelate aminotransferase: protein MSEEFHKVRRLPPYVFEQVNRLKASARAAGADIIDLGMGNPDLPTPKNIVDKLCEAVQDPRAHRYSSSKGIPGLRRAQAQYYARRFGVKLNPDTQVVATLGSKEGFANMAQAITAPGDVVLCPDPTYPIHSFGFIMSGGVIRSIPAKPDEDFIRALDRAVKHSIPKPLALILNFPSNPTAYIATLDFYKDVVDFARKNDLIILSDLAYSEIYFDDNNPPPSVLEVPGAMDVAVEFTSMSKTFSMPGWRMGFAVGNERLIAALTRVKSYLDYGAFTPIQVAATAALNGDGSDIAYVRNVYKQRRDVLVDSFGRAGWDVPPPAATMFAWVPIPERFRALGSLEFSKLLVEMADVAVAPGVGFGEHGDEYVRIALVENEHRIRQAARNIKRFLSAKDENVQNIIPLEGRR from the coding sequence ATGTCGGAAGAATTTCATAAAGTCCGTCGCTTGCCACCTTATGTCTTTGAACAGGTAAATCGCCTGAAGGCATCAGCGCGAGCGGCCGGAGCCGACATCATTGATCTCGGAATGGGCAATCCTGATCTGCCGACGCCAAAGAACATCGTCGACAAACTTTGCGAAGCTGTTCAGGATCCGCGCGCGCATCGTTATTCGTCATCGAAGGGCATTCCCGGTCTGCGTCGTGCGCAGGCACAATATTATGCGCGTCGTTTTGGTGTGAAGCTCAACCCGGATACACAGGTTGTTGCGACGCTTGGTTCCAAGGAAGGCTTCGCCAATATGGCGCAGGCGATCACGGCGCCCGGCGATGTCGTGCTTTGTCCGGATCCAACCTATCCGATTCATTCTTTCGGCTTCATCATGTCGGGCGGTGTGATCCGTTCGATTCCTGCGAAGCCGGATGAGGATTTCATTCGTGCACTGGATCGTGCGGTCAAGCACTCCATTCCAAAGCCGCTCGCACTTATTCTTAACTTCCCTTCTAACCCGACTGCCTATATCGCGACCCTTGATTTCTACAAGGATGTGGTCGATTTCGCGCGCAAGAATGATCTGATCATTCTGTCGGATCTCGCATACTCGGAGATCTATTTCGATGATAACAACCCGCCACCATCGGTTCTTGAAGTGCCGGGTGCGATGGATGTTGCTGTCGAGTTCACTTCGATGTCGAAGACATTCTCGATGCCGGGCTGGCGCATGGGCTTTGCGGTTGGCAATGAACGCCTGATCGCAGCGCTGACACGCGTAAAGTCCTATCTTGATTATGGTGCATTCACGCCTATTCAGGTTGCAGCAACCGCAGCTCTCAATGGTGATGGCTCTGACATTGCTTATGTTCGGAATGTCTATAAGCAGCGTCGCGATGTGCTGGTCGACAGCTTTGGCCGTGCAGGCTGGGATGTGCCGCCACCAGCGGCAACCATGTTCGCATGGGTCCCGATTCCTGAACGTTTCCGTGCGCTGGGCTCGCTCGAATTCTCCAAGCTGCTGGTTGAAATGGCCGATGTGGCTGTTGCGCCGGGCGTAGGCTTTGGCGAACACGGTGATGAATATGTTCGTATCGCATTGGTCGAGAACGAACATCGCATCCGTCAGGCTGCGCGTAACATCAAGCGCTTCCTGTCCGCCAAGGACGAGAATGTGCAGAACATCATTCCGCTTGAAGGTCGCCGTTAA